A region from the Myxococcales bacterium genome encodes:
- a CDS encoding alpha,alpha-trehalase yields MNFCQFRSAHAAGLVALVLVLSCANGVAPSSTVQASHPQTSAAAPSSRPTRRLERVLHYIDSAWGALSRDLNDLPKAARDPKFHHQTRWPIYIPRKDDVAHLKPKLELLLKRHHASDVYIDILPEKYSDITTQGLLYLPYPYVVPGGRFNEMYGWDSYFTLTGLLKSGTPSQVALAKAMTDNALYQVQYYGKVLNANRTYFLERSQPPFLSRMVLEVFERVPDEGWLKRALPLLERYYALWMAPPKYTPSTGLSRYYAGGSGPAPEVLADEVDEHGLSHYDRVKAAFRAGDGKEYRAGRFYREKDDELTMEFFTADRSMRESGFDPSERFGPFNLGVIDHNPVCLNTLLYVMEQDIAWVYAHFGDTRTARTWTRRSEKRKAAIQRTMWDEKAGLFLDYNFVTRKRRDYPFVVTYWPMWAGIATASQAKRLVDNLSVFGAPGGLMTSAKRTGNQWDAPFGWGNLEQMAVLGLRRYGYDKDANQVARAFVDVVVKEFGEHGTIFEKYDLVARESAVARGIRFGYSKNQIGFGWTNAAVLILLDPAVGRPPLGPKVSLSIPAWEEKHGPSH; encoded by the coding sequence ATGAACTTTTGTCAGTTTAGATCCGCTCACGCGGCAGGGTTGGTTGCTCTCGTCCTGGTTTTGAGTTGCGCCAACGGCGTTGCCCCTTCAAGTACAGTTCAGGCGAGCCATCCTCAAACCTCCGCCGCGGCTCCATCGAGCAGACCCACACGCCGTCTTGAGCGAGTACTTCATTATATCGATAGTGCATGGGGCGCCTTGAGCCGGGATCTAAATGACCTCCCGAAAGCCGCGCGAGATCCGAAATTCCATCATCAGACACGCTGGCCCATCTACATTCCAAGGAAAGACGATGTGGCGCATCTGAAGCCCAAACTCGAGCTGTTGCTCAAACGCCACCACGCCAGTGACGTATACATCGACATCCTACCTGAGAAGTATTCAGACATAACAACACAAGGCCTACTCTACCTTCCCTATCCATATGTGGTTCCGGGGGGGCGTTTTAATGAGATGTATGGCTGGGATAGCTATTTCACGCTGACTGGTTTGCTGAAGAGCGGCACGCCAAGCCAGGTGGCACTCGCGAAAGCCATGACCGACAATGCTCTCTACCAGGTTCAATATTACGGCAAGGTTCTCAACGCCAATCGCACGTATTTTCTTGAGCGCTCGCAGCCGCCATTTTTGTCGCGCATGGTGCTGGAAGTGTTCGAACGAGTGCCCGACGAGGGGTGGCTGAAGCGCGCTCTACCACTCCTGGAACGCTACTATGCTTTGTGGATGGCGCCGCCAAAGTATACGCCCTCCACAGGCCTATCGCGTTATTATGCGGGAGGTTCGGGACCTGCGCCAGAGGTATTGGCAGACGAGGTCGATGAACACGGCCTCTCACATTACGACCGCGTCAAAGCGGCTTTCCGCGCCGGAGACGGCAAGGAATATCGGGCCGGACGTTTTTACCGTGAAAAAGACGATGAGTTGACGATGGAGTTTTTCACGGCGGATCGATCGATGCGTGAATCTGGCTTTGATCCCTCGGAACGGTTCGGCCCTTTCAATCTTGGGGTGATCGATCACAATCCAGTGTGCCTGAACACGTTGCTCTACGTGATGGAGCAGGACATTGCGTGGGTTTATGCGCATTTTGGAGATACGCGAACCGCACGCACCTGGACTCGCCGCAGCGAAAAGCGAAAGGCAGCCATCCAACGCACCATGTGGGACGAAAAAGCTGGGCTTTTCCTCGATTACAACTTCGTGACCCGCAAGCGACGCGACTATCCGTTTGTCGTTACATACTGGCCGATGTGGGCTGGCATCGCCACGGCCAGCCAGGCTAAGCGTCTGGTGGATAATTTGAGTGTGTTCGGCGCACCCGGCGGTTTGATGACGAGCGCCAAGCGAACAGGCAATCAGTGGGATGCTCCGTTTGGATGGGGCAACTTGGAGCAAATGGCCGTGCTCGGTCTACGCCGATATGGCTACGACAAGGATGCCAATCAGGTAGCCCGTGCCTTTGTCGACGTTGTGGTCAAGGAGTTTGGCGAACACGGCACAATTTTCGAAAAATACGACCTTGTTGCAAGGGAGTCCGCTGTCGCACGGGGCATACGGTTTGGCTATAGCAAAAATCAAATCGGTTTCGGATGGACCAATGCGGCGGTGCTCATTCTTCTCGATCCCGCAGTCGGTCGGCCGCCTCTCGGCCCAAAGGTATCATTGTCCATACCAGCCTGGGAGGAGAAACATGGACCAAGCCACTAA
- the gltS gene encoding sodium/glutamate symporter, with protein sequence MTISPWILLLLAVPVLLLGEALVRHIGVLSRFNIPAPVAGGLSVCVLILFANLAGVAVTLEQRVDETWWNWLVLTEIEAAQRPMVDVIRPFLVAFFVCIGLNASWGLVKRASWQLPLFCAISGLLAILQNALGMTVATLLGESPLLGLLCGSISLTGGHGTAIGFSDVIVAAGYPSAAVVGIASATFGLVAAGLLGGPVGGRLMRVHELRSTEPTNTHPPDGGVVEVAPSGLIGDIKALGREVRPTIAHLLIIALCIKLGAWVSFGMTQLNLTFPVYIGAMLVGVAIRNICYATGIKWINTRIIDLWGSVFLGIFLSMAMMALNLIELANTAGSMIVILALQVIMMAAFAYFVTYRVMGQDYDAAVMSAGHCGFGLGATPAAVANMKTLVEKYGAAPRAFLIIPLVGAFLIDFINSLIITGYLNFFG encoded by the coding sequence ATGACAATTTCCCCATGGATTTTGCTTCTTCTTGCCGTTCCTGTGCTCCTCCTCGGCGAGGCACTTGTGCGCCATATCGGTGTTTTGTCGCGATTTAACATCCCCGCGCCCGTCGCGGGCGGCCTTTCAGTGTGTGTACTGATTTTGTTCGCCAATCTCGCAGGCGTGGCCGTTACCCTTGAGCAAAGAGTCGATGAAACTTGGTGGAACTGGCTTGTGCTCACTGAGATCGAAGCGGCCCAAAGACCCATGGTTGATGTCATCCGGCCATTCCTGGTCGCGTTCTTCGTATGCATCGGCCTCAATGCAAGTTGGGGACTGGTCAAACGCGCCAGCTGGCAGTTGCCTCTTTTTTGTGCGATATCCGGGCTGCTCGCAATTTTGCAGAACGCTCTCGGTATGACTGTCGCGACCCTGCTTGGGGAATCCCCGCTGCTCGGGCTACTGTGCGGAAGTATCAGTTTAACCGGGGGACATGGCACCGCCATAGGGTTTTCGGATGTTATTGTCGCGGCGGGTTACCCCTCCGCAGCTGTCGTGGGCATTGCGTCGGCCACATTTGGACTGGTGGCGGCCGGTCTACTGGGAGGACCAGTAGGTGGGCGCTTGATGAGGGTGCATGAACTCCGCAGTACTGAGCCCACCAATACTCACCCGCCGGATGGCGGGGTTGTGGAAGTCGCGCCCTCCGGACTGATCGGCGACATCAAAGCACTCGGCAGGGAGGTGCGTCCCACCATCGCACACTTACTGATCATCGCGCTTTGCATCAAGCTTGGGGCGTGGGTGAGTTTTGGCATGACCCAACTCAATCTCACATTTCCGGTTTACATCGGAGCCATGCTCGTCGGCGTGGCGATTCGCAACATATGTTACGCCACTGGAATTAAATGGATCAACACGCGCATCATCGATCTTTGGGGATCCGTTTTTCTGGGTATCTTCTTGTCGATGGCCATGATGGCGCTCAATCTCATCGAGCTCGCCAATACCGCCGGCTCTATGATTGTGATCCTGGCACTTCAAGTGATCATGATGGCAGCATTCGCATATTTTGTGACCTATCGTGTCATGGGACAGGATTACGACGCGGCCGTGATGTCGGCAGGCCATTGTGGCTTTGGGCTGGGTGCTACGCCCGCCGCGGTGGCCAATATGAAAACTCTGGTTGAAAAGTATGGCGCCGCCCCCCGCGCTTTTTTGATCATTCCCTTGGTCGGAGCTTTTTTAATCGACTTTATTAACTCACTGATTATCACAGGCTATCTGAACTTTTTTGGCTAG
- a CDS encoding peptidoglycan-binding protein produces MLKQGSKGQQVRELQDKLVKLGFEVEVDGDFGKRTDGAVRKLQALFNYSVDGLVGPGTEKLIEQQIGYGWNVQSPDAVVSAQASNPSRQA; encoded by the coding sequence ATGTTAAAACAAGGATCAAAGGGTCAGCAAGTTCGCGAGCTTCAAGACAAGTTGGTTAAGCTTGGCTTTGAGGTGGAGGTAGACGGAGATTTTGGCAAACGTACGGATGGTGCAGTTCGTAAGTTACAGGCCTTGTTCAATTATTCGGTAGATGGCCTTGTGGGGCCGGGTACTGAGAAGCTGATTGAGCAGCAGATAGGCTATGGGTGGAATGTGCAATCTCCCGATGCCGTGGTGAGTGCACAAGCATCCAACCCGAGCCGTCAGGCTTAG
- a CDS encoding diaminopropionate ammonia-lyase translates to MSHANFPQPTAILKNPAYDADLVYPEALQSVLNLERARQSLTEIQSWPGYQVTPLQSLAGIAHALGVADVYYKDEGGRFGIGSFKALGGAYAVLRTLKKHIKETTGTSPSTEDILAGVYRNLAAQLTVTTATDGNHGRSVAWGARLFGCACTVFIHRTVSEGRKHAIEHYGAHVVRTDGNYDDAVRQADESARLNGWALISDTSYEGYDDIPKDVMQGYTVMVQEVIDQLPDSHWPSHVFVQGGVGALAAAVCAHIWESRPLQRPRFVVVEPDRAACLYESAKHGKPVVIHGELDTMMAGLACGEISKLAWMILEKGARDFVTLPDEAAIEAMRCLARGAFGDAPIVAGESAVAGLAVLLAAISQPPLRHTLGLTADSRVLLFGTEGATDPALYERIVSVQSSRLEGDSHPCPA, encoded by the coding sequence ATGAGCCACGCAAATTTTCCACAGCCCACAGCCATCCTCAAAAACCCTGCATACGATGCCGATCTTGTTTACCCCGAAGCACTGCAATCGGTCCTCAACCTCGAGCGTGCTCGCCAGAGTCTAACGGAAATCCAAAGCTGGCCTGGGTATCAGGTCACTCCGCTGCAGAGCTTAGCCGGGATCGCGCATGCCCTAGGCGTTGCCGACGTCTATTACAAGGACGAAGGCGGGCGCTTCGGCATAGGTAGTTTCAAAGCTTTGGGGGGAGCCTACGCAGTCTTGCGCACGCTCAAAAAACATATCAAAGAAACGACCGGCACATCGCCCAGCACCGAGGACATCCTAGCTGGTGTGTATCGAAACCTGGCTGCGCAGCTTACTGTCACCACAGCAACCGACGGCAACCACGGTCGTTCAGTGGCGTGGGGCGCGCGACTATTTGGCTGCGCGTGTACCGTATTCATTCACCGCACCGTCAGTGAAGGCCGCAAGCACGCCATTGAGCATTATGGCGCTCACGTGGTGCGCACCGACGGCAATTACGACGACGCTGTGAGGCAAGCCGATGAGAGTGCACGGCTCAACGGCTGGGCGTTGATTTCTGACACCTCGTACGAGGGCTATGATGATATCCCCAAGGACGTCATGCAGGGCTATACGGTGATGGTCCAGGAAGTGATCGACCAGCTCCCCGATTCTCATTGGCCGAGCCATGTCTTTGTACAAGGCGGGGTGGGTGCGTTGGCGGCGGCGGTATGCGCCCATATTTGGGAGAGCAGGCCACTTCAGCGCCCTCGCTTCGTGGTGGTTGAGCCCGACCGGGCCGCCTGTTTGTACGAGAGCGCCAAACATGGAAAGCCCGTCGTGATTCACGGCGAGCTCGATACCATGATGGCGGGTCTGGCCTGTGGCGAGATTTCAAAGCTGGCGTGGATGATTCTCGAAAAAGGCGCGCGCGACTTTGTCACCCTTCCCGACGAAGCAGCCATCGAGGCCATGCGCTGCTTAGCGCGGGGCGCGTTTGGAGATGCACCGATCGTGGCTGGCGAGTCGGCAGTGGCAGGCCTTGCGGTATTGCTGGCGGCGATCTCACAGCCCCCTTTGAGGCACACGCTTGGTCTCACAGCGGATAGCCGGGTGCTTCTTTTCGGGACCGAAGGCGCAACCGATCCTGCACTGTACGAACGGATCGTCTCTGTACAAAGCTCGAGGCTCGAAGGAGACTCGCATCCGTGCCCGGCATGA
- a CDS encoding PIN domain-containing protein — protein sequence MQLVLRLGVKVLPLSETALLRSADWAHKGLSGYDATCIALAESLNAKWLTADVVAVRKAGRKVSQGLTDGCDICNRPCTPT from the coding sequence TTGCAATTGGTCCTACGACTCGGCGTCAAGGTTTTACCGCTTTCCGAGACGGCTCTGCTGCGCTCCGCTGACTGGGCCCACAAAGGTCTGAGCGGTTATGATGCAACATGCATTGCGCTTGCGGAGTCGCTGAATGCAAAATGGCTGACTGCCGATGTCGTGGCGGTCCGAAAAGCAGGTCGCAAAGTATCCCAGGGTCTAACTGACGGCTGTGACATCTGTAATCGGCCCTGCACGCCAACTTAA
- a CDS encoding YdeI/OmpD-associated family protein, translating to MTSNRVPGGVVHKLPLDLRKALLSSSTALAAWRDITPLARNEFICWVEDAKQTMTRERRIRRTQEELEEGQRRPCCWPGCKHRERNGQ from the coding sequence GTGACGAGCAATCGAGTACCAGGCGGGGTGGTGCATAAGCTGCCCCTCGATCTGCGTAAGGCGCTATTGTCGAGCTCCACCGCACTGGCGGCCTGGAGAGACATTACGCCGCTGGCGCGCAATGAGTTCATCTGCTGGGTCGAGGACGCAAAGCAAACCATGACTAGAGAGCGCCGTATCCGTAGGACCCAAGAGGAACTGGAGGAAGGCCAGCGTCGGCCCTGCTGCTGGCCTGGGTGCAAGCACCGTGAGCGTAACGGCCAATAA
- a CDS encoding polysaccharide deacetylase family protein, translating into MREAVLAKRLFAAAGALACGIALAHLSLKAEGVGALFGTRRPLSGSLSAMGEKPAPSGLGHPAMPLEPISLSQALGKRFSNGMVISGATLNRLILFTFDDGPAKPSTPRLLDALDEAGIKAVFFLSAWRIRGDTPAQRAQAEVAIDIMRRGHIIGSHGLDHEQLPLLNSADAFEQIVGAQQVFEATFGDRPWLFRPPGGARSQRIDDMLAEHGYTTVLWNLGAGDVQVDTAEEVFATWKKVFDRREREDGHSGGIILLHDTHAWSVDGFRMIYAELMRRNCVYLARGEELYDIVDDPSFFYVPRGEGKPGRLAPPAAPTLELLEARQRRLRESTTHRCKTSTALAPES; encoded by the coding sequence ATGAGAGAAGCGGTTTTGGCCAAACGACTGTTTGCGGCCGCCGGTGCCCTGGCCTGCGGCATCGCCTTGGCCCATCTGAGTCTGAAGGCAGAAGGTGTGGGTGCGCTTTTTGGGACGCGGCGCCCTCTTTCTGGCTCCCTATCTGCGATGGGCGAAAAGCCTGCTCCAAGCGGACTCGGGCACCCGGCAATGCCGCTTGAGCCCATCAGTCTTTCACAGGCCTTGGGCAAGCGCTTCTCCAACGGCATGGTGATTTCGGGAGCCACCCTCAATCGCTTGATTCTTTTTACCTTTGATGACGGCCCAGCCAAGCCCTCCACGCCGCGCTTGCTGGACGCGCTCGACGAAGCGGGTATCAAAGCTGTGTTCTTTCTCTCCGCGTGGCGCATCCGCGGTGATACGCCGGCGCAGCGAGCTCAGGCGGAGGTGGCTATCGATATCATGCGACGGGGCCACATCATCGGCAGCCATGGGTTGGATCATGAGCAATTGCCATTGCTAAACAGTGCTGATGCCTTTGAGCAGATAGTGGGAGCCCAGCAGGTGTTTGAAGCCACCTTTGGCGACCGTCCGTGGCTTTTTAGGCCCCCAGGAGGCGCCCGTTCACAACGCATTGACGACATGCTCGCCGAGCACGGCTATACGACCGTGCTGTGGAATCTTGGGGCAGGCGATGTACAAGTTGACACCGCGGAAGAAGTCTTTGCCACATGGAAGAAGGTGTTCGATCGCCGTGAACGCGAGGACGGTCACAGCGGTGGCATCATTTTGCTACACGATACGCACGCCTGGAGCGTGGATGGGTTTCGCATGATCTATGCCGAGTTGATGCGTCGCAACTGCGTTTACTTGGCTCGCGGTGAAGAACTGTATGACATCGTCGATGATCCAAGTTTCTTCTATGTGCCTCGCGGCGAGGGCAAACCCGGCCGGCTTGCCCCGCCTGCGGCACCCACGTTGGAGTTGCTTGAGGCGCGTCAGCGACGCTTACGAGAGAGCACTACGCACCGCTGTAAGACCAGCACCGCGCTCGCGCCCGAATCCTAG
- a CDS encoding ATP-binding cassette domain-containing protein yields MLSVHNLSKQYGTHNAVVNVNFQVATGEIVGFLGPNGAGKTTTLRMLTGYLAPSGGSIEIDGLDVLKDTLRAKRRIGYMPEGVPAYRDMRVVEYLRYRAALKGVRRKACASHVEDAMRLSEISEVGHRIIGQLSRGFRQRLGLADALVADPPFLVLDEPTAGLDPNQIRHVRALVRRLAGRKTILISTHILPEVEAMCERVLILHKGKLVAEGRPGALIGAQNTEQLLLIEARGKRAELEPLLWGIEGVRRVLDINELAYNGIVRARVETDPSPQVAERVFQAAADAGLVLRELRNESASLEDVFAELTTADSTEEELPVKLASRAQELGTRPTDPSEIIQAPSEPSEDES; encoded by the coding sequence GTGCTCAGCGTTCACAATCTCAGCAAGCAGTACGGGACGCACAACGCGGTGGTCAATGTGAACTTCCAGGTGGCCACGGGCGAAATTGTCGGCTTTCTAGGCCCCAACGGCGCCGGCAAAACCACAACGCTGCGCATGTTGACCGGCTATCTTGCGCCAAGCGGCGGGTCGATTGAAATCGACGGGCTCGATGTACTCAAAGATACACTTCGGGCCAAACGACGCATCGGCTATATGCCAGAGGGTGTTCCGGCTTATCGGGACATGCGGGTCGTTGAGTATTTGCGCTACCGTGCGGCTCTAAAAGGCGTGCGCCGAAAAGCCTGCGCATCCCACGTCGAGGACGCGATGCGCCTTTCAGAAATAAGCGAGGTCGGCCATCGCATTATTGGTCAACTCTCAAGAGGGTTTCGCCAACGTTTGGGCTTGGCGGATGCGCTGGTTGCCGATCCGCCATTCTTGGTCCTAGACGAACCCACTGCGGGTCTCGACCCCAACCAGATCCGCCACGTTCGTGCATTGGTGCGGCGACTGGCTGGCCGCAAGACCATCCTCATCTCTACCCACATTCTGCCCGAGGTAGAGGCCATGTGTGAACGAGTGTTGATCCTACACAAGGGGAAGTTGGTAGCGGAAGGACGCCCGGGTGCGCTCATTGGCGCGCAGAACACCGAACAGTTGCTGTTGATCGAGGCGCGAGGCAAACGTGCGGAGCTCGAGCCGCTCCTTTGGGGGATTGAAGGGGTTCGGCGTGTGCTGGATATCAACGAGCTCGCTTATAACGGCATCGTTCGTGCGCGCGTCGAAACCGATCCAAGTCCTCAGGTGGCTGAGCGCGTGTTTCAGGCTGCCGCCGATGCTGGCCTTGTGCTGAGGGAGTTGCGCAACGAATCGGCATCGCTGGAAGATGTCTTTGCAGAACTCACCACTGCGGATTCCACCGAAGAAGAACTGCCCGTCAAACTCGCCTCACGGGCTCAAGAGTTGGGCACACGCCCGACCGATCCTAGTGAGATCATCCAAGCACCCAGCGAGCCCTCCGAGGATGAATCATGA
- a CDS encoding ABC transporter permease subunit, whose translation MRAAWLVAGRELRAFFLSPVAYTVLTVWLLWCGMHFYVLAVHFSQYAFESPSMHPLSAFFGGTTLFFMPLLVFVPVMTMRLLAEERQSGTLESLLTAPLSEWAIILGKYIAALTMWGVMWVPTLLYVWLASAHGYVDPGEVAASYVGVLGIGIYYMAIGLMMSAGAKTQIGAALLTFMALGLLFVIGMGEFLFDDELRRELCAYISVWGQMDTFSKGIIDTRYLVLNFSLAVVSLVLATHRLSLRKWST comes from the coding sequence ATGAGAGCAGCCTGGCTCGTCGCCGGCCGGGAGCTCCGGGCGTTTTTTCTTTCGCCCGTGGCGTACACAGTCCTCACCGTGTGGCTGCTGTGGTGCGGTATGCATTTTTACGTACTTGCGGTCCACTTCTCCCAGTACGCTTTTGAGAGCCCGAGCATGCATCCGCTCAGCGCTTTCTTCGGCGGCACCACGCTCTTTTTTATGCCGCTGTTGGTGTTTGTTCCAGTGATGACCATGCGCCTGCTCGCAGAGGAGCGGCAAAGCGGTACCCTCGAAAGCCTGTTGACCGCTCCTTTGAGCGAGTGGGCGATCATACTGGGTAAGTACATTGCAGCACTCACGATGTGGGGGGTGATGTGGGTGCCCACGTTGCTGTACGTCTGGCTAGCTTCCGCGCACGGGTATGTGGATCCGGGCGAGGTGGCCGCAAGTTACGTGGGCGTTTTGGGTATCGGCATCTACTACATGGCGATCGGACTCATGATGAGCGCCGGTGCAAAGACGCAGATCGGCGCCGCGCTCTTGACCTTCATGGCATTGGGATTGCTGTTTGTCATCGGCATGGGAGAGTTCTTGTTTGACGATGAGTTGCGCCGAGAATTGTGCGCCTATATCAGCGTTTGGGGGCAGATGGACACCTTTTCCAAAGGCATCATCGACACCCGATATTTGGTGCTAAACTTTTCCCTCGCGGTTGTTTCTTTGGTGCTCGCCACCCATCGCCTCAGTCTCCGGAAGTGGTCGACATGA
- a CDS encoding Gldg family protein: protein MTEPARGLSAPWSASRFRRIHHLSALIVVTLVLVVFGLVNYLAFRHYKRWDWTRDHLYTLSSRTHAVLRGLHEPVSVYVFLSESEPTFKEIKALLDRYRYASKYVAVHLVDPDRRPAEFDMLAKRFGVMAGQVLSTGELRADAAAVVATPEQRWIIKRDDLVGYADGENGDNAGDQIEVGAERALSGAIMQVTEGHPTRVCLSEGHGEWALEPREQRSVYPFKQELERDNIEMVAVTIRGKSAISADCQALFVIGPNRTFQPQEAEAVSEYLRQGGNALFALDPMIVREELVPTGLETVAERFGIQIENSVLVERDPNQLPQSSALERFYVSDFGAHPTTRALTTAEIPAVLHQARVVEPIHGSGAQMLLQTSAQAVAFSRVRDLQASLKNDTGLPADVRHGPLSIAVAGTESAAKSASDKLRNKSVAGRLVVVGDSDWLAMTYLEAPELANLYLASAWTGWLTERAALISIPPKRIRRGGVNWSVEDLNDLWWRLVVLVPFGMLLLGAVVWWRRKA from the coding sequence ATGACTGAGCCGGCAAGAGGACTTTCCGCCCCATGGTCAGCGAGCCGCTTTCGTCGCATTCATCATCTAAGCGCGCTCATCGTCGTCACGCTCGTGCTCGTGGTGTTTGGCTTGGTGAACTATCTGGCATTTCGACACTACAAACGGTGGGACTGGACCAGAGATCACCTCTATACACTCTCATCTCGCACGCATGCGGTGCTGCGCGGGCTTCACGAGCCGGTCAGCGTGTATGTGTTCCTTTCTGAGAGCGAGCCCACATTCAAGGAGATAAAGGCGCTACTCGATCGCTATCGGTACGCATCCAAATATGTGGCCGTGCATCTCGTTGACCCGGATAGGCGTCCGGCAGAGTTTGACATGCTTGCAAAACGCTTTGGCGTGATGGCCGGGCAGGTGCTGAGCACGGGCGAGCTCCGCGCGGATGCCGCGGCTGTCGTCGCCACCCCGGAACAGCGCTGGATCATCAAGCGAGACGATCTCGTGGGATACGCGGACGGAGAAAATGGGGATAATGCTGGCGATCAAATCGAAGTCGGGGCCGAACGTGCTCTCAGCGGGGCCATCATGCAGGTTACCGAGGGACATCCAACACGGGTGTGTCTCTCAGAGGGACACGGCGAGTGGGCGTTGGAGCCTCGGGAACAACGAAGCGTCTATCCCTTCAAGCAAGAATTGGAACGCGACAATATTGAGATGGTAGCGGTAACGATTCGCGGAAAAAGCGCGATATCCGCGGACTGTCAGGCACTTTTTGTCATAGGTCCCAATCGCACTTTTCAACCACAGGAGGCCGAAGCGGTCTCGGAATATCTCAGACAGGGCGGCAACGCGCTCTTTGCTCTAGACCCCATGATTGTGCGCGAGGAGCTTGTCCCGACAGGCTTGGAAACAGTGGCTGAACGTTTTGGCATACAAATCGAGAACAGCGTACTCGTCGAGAGGGATCCAAACCAATTGCCGCAATCGAGTGCCCTCGAACGGTTTTATGTCTCGGACTTCGGTGCTCATCCCACCACGCGAGCACTGACGACCGCTGAGATCCCTGCGGTGCTCCATCAGGCGCGCGTGGTCGAACCCATTCATGGAAGCGGCGCTCAGATGCTCTTACAGACGAGCGCGCAGGCTGTGGCGTTTTCCCGTGTTCGTGATCTGCAGGCGTCTCTCAAAAATGACACAGGATTGCCGGCAGACGTGCGCCACGGGCCGCTGTCCATCGCGGTCGCGGGCACAGAAAGCGCTGCCAAATCGGCTTCAGACAAGCTGCGCAACAAGTCTGTTGCCGGTCGTCTTGTCGTGGTTGGCGACAGTGATTGGCTGGCCATGACGTATCTCGAGGCGCCGGAGCTCGCAAACCTTTATCTCGCAAGTGCATGGACCGGCTGGCTGACGGAACGCGCAGCATTGATCTCCATTCCTCCTAAGCGCATCCGCCGAGGGGGCGTGAACTGGAGCGTCGAAGACCTCAACGATCTTTGGTGGCGCCTTGTGGTGTTGGTGCCGTTTGGCATGCTCCTTTTGGGCGCGGTGGTATGGTGGAGGCGAAAAGCATGA